A region of the Paracoccus pantotrophus genome:
GCGACCATGGTGCATGTCGGCAATGGCGAACGGGCCGGGCAGAAGCCCCGGGCGCTGGACGTGCGCGCGCCGCTCAACACGGTGGTCGCGGGCGGGGTGAAGCACTATCCCGTGTCCGCGTTCCTCGCCCAGCACAACAACGACAGCCGCCGCATAGGTGGGGTCAATCCCGGGCGTCGGGCGGATGATCCGATGGCGACGGTGACCGCCACGGGCAGCCATCAGATGCCAGTCGCGCCCTTCCTTGCCAAATACTACGGCACCGGCGACGGCGCGCGGACGGACGAGCCGATGCACACCATCACGGTTAAGGACCGGATGGCGCACATGCAGGCCGAGCTGGCCGCGCCGCCCTTCGCGCCCGAGCATCATACCCGGGCCCGCCAGGTGGCGGAGTTCCTGCGCGAGCATGGCACCTGGGATGGCGGCGAGTTCGTCACGCTGGAGATCGGCGGCGCGTCCTATGTCGTGATCGACATCGGCATGCGGATGCTGACCCCGCGCGAGCTGTTCCGCGCCCAGGGCTTCCCCGACGATTACGTCATCGAGGGCGTCTGGCGCGAAGACGAGGCAGGCGAGTGGCATTGGCAGCCCTTCGCGAAGGACGTGCAGGTCAGCTGCTGCGGCAACAGCGTTTGCCCGCCCATCGCCGCCGCCATCGTCGGCGCGAACTGCCAGCACATTGCGATCGAACAAGAGAGGAGGATGGCGTGATGGCATTGTTCACCGTCAATAGCAGGAAAGCAGCCGCGCTCGCCATCGAGCTATCCAAGGCGAAGCGCGAGGCCGCTGGCCTGAAAGCACAGCTGGATCAGGCCATTCGTGATCGCGACGAAGCCCGAACCGAGCTGGCGAAGGTGAAGCCGCCGGCCTACTGCAACTTCTGCGGCAAGGACCAGTATGAGGTCATGCATCTGATCGCCGGACCGAAGGTGTTCATTTGCGACGAGTGCGTGGACCTGTGCACAGGGGTCGTCCGTGAGGCGCGCGAGAAGGAGGGATAGGATGGGTAAGCACGAACCAGCTTTCGCGCCGCGCCTGCTGCCGGCGCCCGAGGCTGCGCATTACCTCGGGATCAGCGAGACCACGCTGCGCGGCCTCGGCCTACCCCGCCGGATGCTGGGGGGAAAGCGGCTCTATGATCGCATAACGCTTGACGAATACGCGTCCGGCCTTCCTGTTGAGGGGGAGGTCGATGATGACGAGGTCAGCAGGTGCGACAAAATTTTCGGGACGTGATGCTTCCTCGTGTGCACAGGGTGAAAAAAGGCGGCAAGGTCTATCGCTGGCATAGACCGACGCGAACGAAGCTGCCCGACGACATCCCGGAATCGCATCCCGATTTCATAGCCGCATGGGCGGCGGCTGACGCCATAAAGGGCAAGCCCCAGCCGGCCGACCCGAATGGGACCATAGCCGCAGCCATCACCATGATGCTGGGATCGGCCCATGTCCGGGCATTTTCCGCAGTCTACAAGCACGAGGTCAGGCGCGAGGCGGATGCGATTCGAAAAGAGTATGGGACAGCCCCAGCCGCCGGCTTGCGGGAGCATCACATCACCGCAGACCTCGCCAAGCTTGAGCCCCGGCGCGCCAATGCGCGGCTGAAGGTCTGGCGACTCATCTGCAAGACGGCGAAGGATCGGACCCTGATGAAGTCGGACCCATCAGCCGGCATCCGAAAGATCAGCATCAAAACTGATGGCTATGCCGCATGGTCAGCTGACGACGTGGAAAAGTTCCGCGACCGATGGGCAATCGGCACCGTGCAACGCGCCTGTTTCGAGTTGGTGTTCTGGACCGCGGCGCGCACCGTGGATGCGGTAGCGATCGGTCGCCAACATGTCGGGCGCGATGGACTGCTGGTCTTCAAGCAAAGCAAGACGGGCGGGCGGGCGCATGTGCCATGGACATCGCCGCTTCCCGATTACGCGAAGGGCTGGGACCGCGAGCGCAAGGCTGTCCGAGAGGCCGTCGCGGCGCTCGCCGGGGATATGACATTCCTGCAGACGGAGACGGGGCGTGCCCGCAGCATCAAGGGCCTGGGGAACGTGATAAACGACGCCGCGCGGGATGCAGGCCTGGAGAACCGCACCGCTCACGGGCTGCGGAAGGCCAGGCTGACGATGATCGCGGAATGCGGAGGATCGGCTCACGCGATCATGGCCTGGGGCGGTCACAAGACGCTTGCGGAAGCCCAGAGATACACCCAGGCGGCGGAGATGAAGCGGCTCGTTCTGGGCACGGAACAAGAACAGAACGAAGTAAACCGGCCCATGGCGGCTGTAAACCGGACGTAAATCCGTTTGATTTCAACGCTCTACAAAGTTCGTGGTAGGCCCGGAGGGACTCGAACCCCCAACCAAGGCGTTATGAGCGCCCTGCTCTGACCATTGAGCTACAGGCCCCGAACGGCGTCACCATTGATCGAGCCGGCCCGCCTCGTCAAGGCCGGGATCGCCGCATCGCGGGAAATCCCCGGCAAGCGGGCCGGCATCAGCTCTTGATCCCGCATCCCGCCTGTGGGCTGATGGCGCATGAAGCCGTGACACGACGCGGCATGAAACCGGAGGTCCGACCATGTCCAGAACCGCCCCGCTGTCACCCCTCGTCCTTGCCCTCGTCGCCGCCGCGCCCGCGCTGGCGGACGAACCCGCCAGCTGCGGCACCGTCCGCTTCTCGGATCCGGGCTGGACAGACATCACCGCGACGAACGGCGTCGCCACCGCCCTGCTGCAAGGGCTGGGCTACCGGCCGGACGTGCGCACCCTGTCGGTGCCGGTCGGCTACGAGGCGCTCAAGAACGGCGATACCGATATCTTCCTGGGCAACTGGATGCCCGCGCAGCAGAAATTCCGCGACGACCTGGACGCCTCGGGCCAGACCGAGGAGTTGGTGCAGAATCTGACCGGCGCCAAGTTCACCCTGGCCGTCACCGATGCGGCCGCCGACCTCGGCGTCAAGGATTTCGCCGATCTCGACGCGCACAAGGACGCCTTCCAGGGCAAGATCTATGGCATCGAGCCCGGCGCGCCGGCAAACCAGACCATCCAGGGCATGATCGAGGCGGACAAGTTCGGCCTCGGCGATTGGGAACTGGTCGAATCGAGCGAACAGGGCATGCTGGCCCAAGTGGCGCGCAACGATGCGGCCGGCCTGCCCTCGGTCTTCCTGGCCTGGGCGCCGCACCCGATGAACGTCAAGCTGGACATCACCTATCTGTCGGGCGGCGATGCGGAGTTCGGTCCCGATTTCGGCGGCGCCACCGTGCACACGCTGGCCCGCAAGGAATGGGTCGCCGCCTGCCCCAACGCCGCGAAGCTGTTCGGCCAGCTGGTCTTTACCGTGGAGATGGAGAACCTGCTGATGGGCAGGATCCTGGACGAGGGCATGGATGCGGCCCAGGCCGCCAAGGGCTGGATCGCCGAGAACCCGGATGCGGTGGCGGCATGGCTTGACGGCGTGACCACGCTGGATGGAAAACCCGGCGCGGAAGCAGTCATGGCATCGGTGAAGTAATTGCAACGACCCAATATCCTGATCGTGATGGCCGACCAGCTGTCGGGGGTGCTGTTCCCCGACGGCCCGGCCGAGTTCCTGCATGTGCCGCATCTGCGGTCGCTGGCGGAGCGGTCGACCCGCTATGCCAGCGCCTATACCGGCAGCCCGCTCTGCGCGCCCGGCCGCGCCAGCTTCATGTCCGGGCAGCTGCCGCGCCGCACGCGGGTCTATGACAATGCGGCCGAGTTCTGCTCGGACATCCCGACCTATGCCCATCACCTGCGCCGGGCGGGCTATCACACCTGCCTGTCGGGCAAGATGCATTTCGTCGGCCCCGACCAGCTGCACGGTTTCGAGGAGCGGCTGACCACCGACATCTATCCGGCCGATTTCGGCTGGACCCCGGATTATCGCCGCCCCGGCGAACGCATCGACTGGTGGTATCACAACCTGGGTTCCGTGACCGGCGCCGGCGTGGCCGAGATCACCAACCAGTATGAATATGACGACGAGGTCGCCTATCACGCCACCCGCAAGCTCTACGACCTGGCGCGCGGCGGCGACGAGCGGCCCTGGTGCCTGACGGTCAGCTTCACCCATCCGCACGACCCTTTCGTCGCCCGGCGCAAGTATTGGGATCTCTACGAGGGCATCCCCGAACTGGAGCCGCC
Encoded here:
- a CDS encoding DNA cytosine methyltransferase, with product MAKHGLRAVRPLAKNTMARVARGMGRYVIEAESPFLVNLTHGCRVEDVAQPFRTITGAHRGEKAVVVPSMMSLKGTDRRDSPITAPNPTVLAGGGQSVLVAPSIQRFNGGATGQDMRDPMATVTANSWIKKPGGAAPLGMLAPYLASIAHGDSGGRREYPLTDPLGTVTVGDIQHALIAPVLTYAQQGGGNRSAEDPHHTICASKKDQNSLIAATMVHVGNGERAGQKPRALDVRAPLNTVVAGGVKHYPVSAFLAQHNNDSRRIGGVNPGRRADDPMATVTATGSHQMPVAPFLAKYYGTGDGARTDEPMHTITVKDRMAHMQAELAAPPFAPEHHTRARQVAEFLREHGTWDGGEFVTLEIGGASYVVIDIGMRMLTPRELFRAQGFPDDYVIEGVWREDEAGEWHWQPFAKDVQVSCCGNSVCPPIAAAIVGANCQHIAIEQERRMA
- a CDS encoding ClpX C4-type zinc finger protein, translating into MALFTVNSRKAAALAIELSKAKREAAGLKAQLDQAIRDRDEARTELAKVKPPAYCNFCGKDQYEVMHLIAGPKVFICDECVDLCTGVVREAREKEG
- a CDS encoding helix-turn-helix domain-containing protein, encoding MGKHEPAFAPRLLPAPEAAHYLGISETTLRGLGLPRRMLGGKRLYDRITLDEYASGLPVEGEVDDDEVSRCDKIFGT
- a CDS encoding site-specific integrase, producing MLPRVHRVKKGGKVYRWHRPTRTKLPDDIPESHPDFIAAWAAADAIKGKPQPADPNGTIAAAITMMLGSAHVRAFSAVYKHEVRREADAIRKEYGTAPAAGLREHHITADLAKLEPRRANARLKVWRLICKTAKDRTLMKSDPSAGIRKISIKTDGYAAWSADDVEKFRDRWAIGTVQRACFELVFWTAARTVDAVAIGRQHVGRDGLLVFKQSKTGGRAHVPWTSPLPDYAKGWDRERKAVREAVAALAGDMTFLQTETGRARSIKGLGNVINDAARDAGLENRTAHGLRKARLTMIAECGGSAHAIMAWGGHKTLAEAQRYTQAAEMKRLVLGTEQEQNEVNRPMAAVNRT
- the choX gene encoding choline ABC transporter substrate-binding protein, with translation MSRTAPLSPLVLALVAAAPALADEPASCGTVRFSDPGWTDITATNGVATALLQGLGYRPDVRTLSVPVGYEALKNGDTDIFLGNWMPAQQKFRDDLDASGQTEELVQNLTGAKFTLAVTDAAADLGVKDFADLDAHKDAFQGKIYGIEPGAPANQTIQGMIEADKFGLGDWELVESSEQGMLAQVARNDAAGLPSVFLAWAPHPMNVKLDITYLSGGDAEFGPDFGGATVHTLARKEWVAACPNAAKLFGQLVFTVEMENLLMGRILDEGMDAAQAAKGWIAENPDAVAAWLDGVTTLDGKPGAEAVMASVK